In Amycolatopsis coloradensis, one genomic interval encodes:
- a CDS encoding PQQ-dependent sugar dehydrogenase yields the protein MTRRHLRRGLSLVAGLALAGALLPTASSAEPRETRGVPLGELTATATKVASGLINPTAITALNDGSGRILIVEKRGVVRAYHPRTGLAAKPVLDISDKVNGADVERGLLGLAIAKDRRAYVAYTRKSDSAVTLSRVRLDTGELTELITQPHPEFPNHNGGQLAFGPDGYLYWGIGDGGGGGDPLASGQRLDTLLGKILRIDVNRACRPLKYCVPAGNPFVGVAGARPEIWSYGLRNPWRFSFDPADGSLWIGDVGQGRFEEVDHLAKGKGGANFGWSCKEGPVVFDETRCEDGVTYTDPVFHYISGAEGCAVIGGHVYRGKKYAALAGGTYLATDFCQGTAWAVRKKTDGTYESARIGEFPLDATTFGTDQNGELYLADEQPGGLHRISFARKG from the coding sequence ATGACGCGACGGCACCTCCGCCGGGGGTTGTCCCTGGTGGCCGGACTCGCCTTGGCGGGCGCGCTGCTCCCGACCGCGAGTAGTGCGGAACCCCGGGAAACGCGGGGTGTTCCGCTCGGCGAGCTGACCGCCACGGCGACCAAGGTCGCGTCCGGGCTGATCAATCCGACCGCGATCACGGCGCTGAACGACGGGAGCGGCCGGATCCTCATCGTGGAGAAGAGAGGCGTCGTCCGGGCCTACCATCCCCGGACCGGGCTCGCCGCCAAACCGGTTCTGGACATCAGCGACAAGGTGAACGGCGCGGACGTCGAGCGCGGGTTGCTCGGCCTGGCGATCGCCAAGGACAGGCGGGCTTACGTCGCGTACACCCGCAAGTCCGACAGCGCGGTGACGCTGTCCCGCGTCCGGCTGGACACCGGCGAGCTCACCGAGCTGATCACCCAGCCGCATCCCGAGTTCCCCAACCACAACGGCGGCCAGCTGGCGTTCGGTCCGGACGGGTATCTGTACTGGGGGATCGGTGACGGCGGCGGAGGCGGCGATCCGCTGGCCAGTGGGCAGCGCCTGGACACGTTGCTGGGCAAGATCCTGCGTATCGACGTGAACCGCGCGTGCCGTCCGCTGAAGTACTGCGTCCCGGCAGGCAATCCGTTCGTCGGCGTCGCGGGCGCGCGTCCGGAGATCTGGTCGTACGGGCTCCGCAATCCGTGGCGGTTCTCCTTCGACCCCGCCGACGGTTCGCTGTGGATCGGCGACGTCGGCCAGGGCCGGTTCGAGGAGGTCGACCACCTCGCCAAGGGCAAGGGCGGCGCGAACTTCGGCTGGTCCTGCAAAGAGGGGCCGGTCGTGTTCGACGAGACGCGCTGCGAGGACGGCGTGACCTACACCGATCCGGTCTTCCACTACATCTCCGGTGCGGAAGGCTGCGCGGTGATCGGCGGGCACGTCTACCGCGGCAAGAAGTACGCGGCACTGGCGGGCGGGACCTATCTCGCCACCGACTTCTGCCAGGGGACGGCCTGGGCCGTCCGCAAGAAGACCGACGGCACCTACGAAAGCGCCCGGATCGGCGAATTCCCGCTCGACGCCACCACGTTCGGCACCGACCAGAACGGCGAGCTGTACCTGGCCGACGAACAGCCCGGCGGACTGCACCGGATCTCGTTCGCGCGCAAGGGCTGA
- a CDS encoding Cys-Gln thioester bond-forming surface protein, with product MHGRSVLVRGGIAVATAAVALTMAAPAALADDGAARGRVVQKEGNGGFGVNFENGKPADTVLFTLKLSDGSKLKMYCVQVEVGMRTDQDMIERPWNKYPDTNSPFNKNSAKLNWVLHHGYPAASVKALEGTLGKSDVKLNGGLSVKEAITATQAAVWHFSDGKDLKRANPISGGAAEDSADVLALYDYLVGKDNAGIGQQPKPTLNIGPAKADGATGTRIGPFSVATSGDITELTSKLPEGVKVADADGKEIKAADVKDGTKVYVDVPKDAKDGSGSFSLKVSGHLDTGRLFVGENYDKVPAQSLIVAESEKTSVVANATASWKQGGAPVTETPAPTTPGGAESGGGDELANTGASATMPLIIGGALLGAGVLMVLLVRRRRSEA from the coding sequence ATGCACGGCAGGTCAGTTCTGGTTCGCGGCGGGATCGCGGTGGCCACCGCGGCCGTCGCGCTGACGATGGCCGCTCCGGCCGCCCTCGCCGACGACGGCGCGGCGCGCGGCCGGGTCGTCCAAAAAGAGGGCAACGGCGGGTTCGGCGTCAACTTCGAGAACGGCAAGCCCGCCGACACGGTGCTGTTCACGCTGAAGCTGTCGGACGGCAGCAAGCTCAAGATGTACTGCGTGCAGGTCGAGGTCGGCATGCGCACCGATCAGGACATGATCGAACGTCCGTGGAACAAGTACCCGGACACCAACTCGCCGTTCAACAAGAACAGCGCGAAGCTCAACTGGGTGCTGCACCACGGCTACCCGGCGGCGTCGGTCAAGGCGCTCGAGGGCACGCTCGGCAAGAGCGACGTCAAGCTCAACGGCGGCCTCTCCGTCAAGGAGGCCATCACCGCGACGCAGGCCGCGGTCTGGCACTTCAGTGACGGCAAGGACCTGAAGCGCGCCAACCCGATTTCGGGCGGCGCCGCGGAAGACTCCGCCGATGTGCTGGCCCTCTACGACTACCTCGTCGGCAAGGACAACGCCGGCATCGGCCAGCAGCCGAAGCCGACCCTGAACATCGGCCCGGCCAAGGCCGACGGCGCCACCGGTACCCGGATCGGCCCGTTCAGCGTCGCCACGAGCGGTGACATCACCGAGCTGACGAGCAAGCTGCCCGAGGGCGTCAAGGTCGCCGACGCCGACGGCAAGGAGATCAAGGCCGCCGACGTCAAGGACGGCACCAAGGTCTACGTCGACGTCCCCAAGGACGCCAAGGACGGCTCCGGCTCGTTCTCGCTGAAGGTCAGCGGCCACCTCGACACCGGCCGCCTGTTCGTGGGCGAGAACTACGACAAGGTGCCCGCCCAGTCCCTGATCGTCGCGGAGTCCGAGAAGACCTCGGTCGTCGCGAACGCGACCGCGAGCTGGAAGCAGGGCGGCGCGCCCGTCACCGAAACCCCGGCCCCCACCACCCCCGGTGGCGCCGAATCGGGTGGCGGCGACGAGCTGGCCAACACCGGTGCTTCCGCGACCATGCCGCTGATCATCGGCGGCGCGCTCCTCGGCGCGGGTGTGCTGATGGTGCTGCTGGTGCGCCGTCGCCGTAGCGAGGCGTAA
- a CDS encoding lipase family protein: MTRKPARLLAVAIAVIVGFAAAPAASAAPATDPFYSYSGSDPLSSYSPGTVLKTRTLNYHVVGISTPLKVTQLLYRSTDAQGKPSANVTSVLRSLTGDSTKAVSYQSFYDSLNPEHGPSRAIAGDVSLGGLIANAESLFIAPALLLGYNVVIPDTEGQKANFAAGPEYGTNTLDSIRAATRAPGTGMNDKTRFGLIGYSGGAIATGWAAALAPDYAPEVNKNLVGFTEGGVLVKPSHNLKYVNGSVAWTGVIPMALIGVSRSFGIDLKPYANSYGLQVLKEMEKASIVDALGRYPGLTWEKFVKPEYVNPNKVLPYVEAVNKINLGSAPTPTVPGYIAQGNNGVVEGTFGNPPGIGTGDGVMVAGDVRSLARQYCDTGNKSIKYDQYNTLSHVGAAVAWAPQAIGWLNDRFAGKTAPSSCGKIAPGNSLAPEVPVS; encoded by the coding sequence ATGACCCGAAAGCCCGCTCGGCTGCTGGCCGTCGCGATCGCCGTCATCGTCGGTTTCGCCGCCGCGCCCGCCGCCTCCGCCGCCCCCGCCACCGATCCGTTCTACAGCTACAGCGGCAGCGATCCGCTGTCGTCGTACAGCCCCGGGACCGTGTTGAAGACCCGGACGCTGAATTACCACGTCGTCGGTATTTCCACGCCACTCAAGGTGACCCAGTTGCTGTACCGGTCCACGGACGCGCAGGGGAAACCGTCCGCCAACGTCACCTCGGTACTGCGGAGCCTTACCGGCGACAGCACCAAAGCCGTTTCGTACCAATCGTTCTATGATTCGCTCAACCCCGAGCACGGCCCGTCGAGGGCGATCGCCGGTGACGTCTCGCTCGGCGGCCTGATCGCCAACGCGGAGTCGCTGTTCATCGCGCCCGCCTTGCTGCTGGGCTACAACGTCGTCATTCCCGACACCGAAGGCCAGAAAGCGAACTTCGCCGCCGGGCCGGAATACGGGACGAACACCCTGGACTCGATCCGAGCCGCGACGCGGGCTCCGGGAACGGGAATGAACGACAAGACCCGGTTCGGTCTCATCGGCTATTCGGGTGGTGCCATCGCGACCGGCTGGGCAGCCGCGCTCGCGCCGGATTACGCGCCCGAGGTCAACAAGAACCTCGTCGGTTTCACCGAAGGCGGAGTGCTCGTCAAACCGTCGCACAATCTGAAGTACGTCAACGGCAGCGTCGCGTGGACCGGGGTCATTCCGATGGCACTCATCGGCGTCTCGCGTTCCTTCGGCATCGATCTCAAACCGTACGCGAATTCTTATGGCCTTCAGGTGCTCAAGGAGATGGAAAAGGCGTCGATCGTCGACGCGCTCGGCCGGTATCCCGGGCTGACGTGGGAGAAGTTCGTCAAGCCCGAGTACGTCAACCCGAACAAGGTGCTGCCGTACGTCGAGGCCGTGAACAAGATCAACCTCGGTTCCGCGCCGACGCCCACCGTGCCCGGCTACATCGCGCAGGGCAACAACGGTGTCGTGGAAGGCACTTTCGGCAACCCGCCGGGGATCGGGACCGGCGACGGGGTGATGGTCGCCGGTGACGTGCGCTCGCTCGCGCGGCAGTACTGCGACACCGGCAACAAGTCGATCAAGTACGACCAGTACAACACGCTGAGCCACGTCGGGGCGGCCGTCGCCTGGGCGCCGCAGGCCATCGGCTGGCTCAACGACCGGTTCGCGGGCAAGACCGCGCCGTCCAGCTGCGGGAAGATCGCGCCCGGCAACTCCCTTGCCCCGGAGGTGCCGGTCAGCTGA
- a CDS encoding TetR/AcrR family transcriptional regulator produces the protein MTEHRKLPKGPHNLSRDEVAGTQRARLIDAVLENTGKRGYVATTVGHITATAGVSRTSFYEQFTGKQDAFLAAYREITTEFITQGVAVGAEAATPLDAVSACCDFLVDYVHRRPIAVRAVLLEIYALGDAGLEVRENTLRAGEAVFDRTARWLRATDPALPSPPPFTARTVVAATIELITQAIWIGTEDAYGQAREAVRYTWLLGLFGHRSVDA, from the coding sequence GTGACCGAGCACCGCAAGCTGCCGAAGGGGCCGCACAACCTCAGCCGCGACGAGGTCGCCGGAACCCAGCGCGCCCGGCTGATCGACGCGGTACTGGAGAACACCGGCAAACGCGGCTACGTCGCCACCACCGTCGGCCACATCACCGCCACGGCGGGCGTGTCCCGGACCTCGTTCTACGAACAGTTCACCGGCAAACAGGACGCCTTCCTCGCCGCCTATCGCGAGATCACCACCGAGTTCATCACCCAGGGCGTCGCCGTGGGCGCCGAGGCCGCGACCCCGCTGGACGCCGTATCCGCCTGCTGCGACTTCCTCGTCGACTACGTGCACCGGCGCCCCATCGCCGTCCGCGCCGTCCTGCTGGAGATCTACGCGCTCGGCGACGCGGGGCTCGAAGTACGGGAGAACACCTTGCGCGCTGGGGAAGCCGTCTTCGACCGGACGGCGAGATGGCTGCGTGCCACCGATCCCGCGCTGCCGTCACCGCCGCCGTTCACCGCGCGCACGGTCGTCGCCGCCACCATCGAATTGATCACGCAGGCCATCTGGATCGGCACCGAAGACGCCTACGGCCAGGCGCGCGAAGCTGTCCGCTACACCTGGCTGCTCGGCCTGTTCGGGCACCGGAGCGTCGACGCCTAG
- a CDS encoding SDR family NAD(P)-dependent oxidoreductase has translation MSSVRGKVAVVTGAGSGIGRQLALELARRGARLAVSDVDEAALADTVAEVKALGAEVQSGTLDVSDRTAVLEYATAVAGQFGVVHQIYNNAGIAGGGQTVLDADWELYDRTLAVNLFGVINGTKAFLPHLIDSGDGQVVNVSSLNGFMAQPTLSAYCASKFGVRGFTEALRTEMIAAGHPVRVTVVHPGGVKTGIASAALKEAEARGIEPTAEQRERVRVYNEKLLKMPAGQAARIIVDGVEAGKPRVLVGNDAKLVDRLVRLLPRRYPKLIVDFERRRLAR, from the coding sequence ATGAGCAGTGTTCGCGGCAAGGTCGCCGTCGTCACCGGTGCCGGTTCCGGCATCGGCCGTCAGCTGGCCCTCGAACTCGCGCGGCGCGGTGCCCGGCTCGCGGTGTCCGATGTGGACGAAGCGGCGCTGGCCGACACCGTCGCCGAGGTCAAGGCCTTGGGCGCGGAAGTGCAGAGCGGCACGCTGGACGTCAGCGACCGGACGGCCGTGCTGGAGTACGCGACCGCCGTCGCCGGGCAGTTCGGTGTGGTGCATCAGATCTACAACAACGCGGGGATCGCCGGCGGCGGGCAGACCGTGCTCGACGCCGACTGGGAGCTGTACGACCGCACGCTCGCGGTCAACCTCTTCGGCGTCATCAACGGCACCAAGGCTTTCCTGCCGCATCTGATCGACTCCGGCGACGGCCAGGTCGTCAACGTCTCCAGTCTCAACGGGTTCATGGCCCAGCCGACGCTCAGTGCCTACTGCGCCAGCAAGTTCGGCGTCCGCGGCTTCACCGAAGCGCTGCGCACCGAGATGATCGCGGCCGGGCATCCGGTGCGGGTGACCGTCGTCCACCCGGGCGGGGTCAAGACCGGCATCGCCTCGGCGGCGTTGAAGGAAGCCGAGGCCCGCGGCATCGAGCCCACCGCCGAACAGCGGGAACGCGTCCGGGTGTACAACGAAAAGCTGCTGAAGATGCCGGCCGGCCAAGCCGCCCGCATCATCGTCGACGGGGTCGAGGCAGGAAAGCCTCGGGTGCTCGTCGGGAACGACGCGAAACTGGTCGACCGGCTCGTCCGGCTGCTCCCGCGCCGGTACCCGAAACTGATCGTCGACTTCGAGCGGCGGCGTCTCGCTCGCTAG
- a CDS encoding alpha/beta hydrolase has translation MSDSFADLPGGPRICYREDGPADGVPLVLIAGLGLDLTSWPRPMIEGFIGRGFRVIRFDNRDAGCSDRIKAPNPGKLRQLLARPLPDAYDLGYMAADTVGLLDHLDVEKAHLVGMSMGGMIAQTVAARNPGRVLSLTSIFSTTGHRRVGQPAKSTLLRMARRPAQTVEESVVGHLSLMGHLGSATFPLDKDVETAWAEGLWERAGGRRARSGIARQIGAIQASGDRTAELARITCPTVVVHGDTDRMVHRSGGRATAKAIKGARYVEIPGMGHHIAPDLVERLVELTAEVALDPAGETR, from the coding sequence GTGAGCGACAGCTTCGCCGACCTGCCCGGCGGCCCGCGGATCTGCTACCGCGAGGACGGCCCGGCCGACGGTGTACCGCTGGTGCTGATCGCCGGTCTCGGTCTCGACCTCACGTCGTGGCCGCGGCCGATGATCGAGGGGTTCATCGGTCGTGGTTTCCGCGTCATCCGGTTCGACAACCGCGACGCGGGCTGCTCGGATCGCATCAAGGCGCCGAATCCGGGCAAGCTCCGGCAACTGCTGGCTCGGCCGCTCCCTGATGCCTACGACCTGGGCTACATGGCGGCGGACACCGTCGGCCTGCTGGACCACCTGGACGTCGAGAAGGCGCATCTGGTCGGTATGTCGATGGGCGGCATGATCGCGCAGACTGTCGCCGCCCGGAACCCCGGCCGCGTCCTGTCGCTGACGTCGATCTTCTCCACCACTGGGCATCGCCGCGTCGGGCAGCCTGCGAAGTCGACGTTGCTGCGCATGGCGAGGCGGCCCGCCCAGACGGTCGAGGAATCCGTGGTCGGGCACCTGTCGTTGATGGGTCACCTCGGGTCGGCCACGTTCCCGCTGGACAAGGACGTCGAAACGGCCTGGGCCGAGGGCCTGTGGGAACGGGCAGGGGGACGGCGCGCCCGCAGCGGTATCGCCCGGCAGATCGGCGCGATCCAGGCCAGCGGCGACCGCACCGCCGAACTCGCCCGCATCACCTGTCCGACGGTCGTGGTCCACGGCGACACCGATCGCATGGTCCACCGCAGCGGGGGGCGGGCGACGGCCAAGGCCATCAAGGGCGCCCGCTACGTCGAAATCCCCGGAATGGGGCACCACATCGCCCCGGACCTGGTCGAGCGGCTCGTCGAGCTGACCGCCGAAGTGGCCCTCGACCCGGCGGGAGAAACCCGATGA
- a CDS encoding NAD(P)/FAD-dependent oxidoreductase has translation MTTSTPVEHLDVVIIGAGISGIGAARYLKTENPGKTFAILEARGASGGTWDLFRYPGIRSDSDLHTFGYEFKPWRDKQSIADAPRILSYLRETVAENGLEPAIRYHHKLLSAAWSSDEARWLLEIERTDTGERTSLSAGWLFNAGGYYRYDEGFTPRFEGRDRFAGTIVHPQHWPEDLDYAGKRVVVIGSGATAVTLIPAMAGTAAYVTMLQRTPTYVMPVPREDKIANGLRKILGEERAYALTRRKNIRKGLAVWQFCQKFPKTARGLIRYVNKKQLPKGYPVDEHFNPPYDPWDQRLCAVPGGDLFAAIRKGQADVVTDKIATFTEKGILLESGRELEADIIVTATGLNLQVFGGATLSVDGKPVILPETVAYKGMMLSDVPNAAFAIGYTNSSWTLKIGLLCEHFCRLLAHMDAHGYDVCRPVVADPDMPTKPFLDFAAGYVQRALDQLPRQGDRMPWLTSMSYHSDIKLLRADDITDPELHFSHADVREAVSS, from the coding sequence ATGACGACGAGCACACCCGTCGAGCACCTCGACGTGGTCATCATCGGTGCCGGGATTTCCGGGATCGGGGCCGCGCGCTACCTGAAGACCGAGAACCCTGGCAAGACGTTCGCCATCCTGGAGGCGCGTGGCGCGTCCGGCGGTACCTGGGATCTGTTCCGCTACCCGGGCATCCGGTCGGACTCCGATCTCCACACCTTCGGCTACGAGTTCAAGCCGTGGCGGGACAAGCAGTCCATCGCCGACGCGCCCCGGATCCTGTCGTACCTGCGCGAGACGGTCGCCGAGAACGGCCTCGAACCCGCCATCCGCTACCACCACAAGCTGCTCTCGGCGGCCTGGTCGAGCGACGAGGCGCGCTGGCTGCTCGAGATCGAGCGGACCGACACCGGCGAGCGCACCAGCCTCAGCGCGGGCTGGCTGTTCAACGCGGGCGGTTACTACCGCTACGACGAGGGCTTCACCCCGCGTTTCGAGGGCCGGGACCGGTTCGCCGGCACGATCGTGCACCCGCAGCACTGGCCCGAGGATCTCGACTACGCGGGCAAGCGCGTCGTCGTGATCGGCAGCGGCGCCACCGCGGTCACCCTGATCCCGGCGATGGCGGGCACCGCGGCGTACGTGACGATGCTGCAGCGCACCCCGACCTACGTCATGCCGGTGCCGCGCGAGGACAAGATCGCCAACGGCCTGCGCAAGATCCTCGGCGAGGAGCGGGCCTACGCGCTCACTCGCCGCAAGAACATCCGCAAGGGACTGGCGGTCTGGCAGTTCTGCCAGAAGTTCCCGAAGACCGCCCGCGGGCTCATCCGTTACGTCAACAAGAAGCAGCTTCCCAAGGGCTATCCGGTCGACGAGCACTTCAACCCGCCGTACGACCCGTGGGACCAGCGGCTGTGCGCCGTGCCCGGCGGTGACCTGTTCGCCGCCATCCGCAAGGGGCAGGCCGACGTCGTCACCGACAAGATCGCGACCTTCACCGAAAAGGGGATTCTGCTCGAATCCGGGCGGGAACTGGAAGCGGACATCATCGTCACCGCCACCGGACTGAACCTCCAGGTGTTCGGCGGGGCCACGCTCAGCGTCGACGGCAAACCGGTGATCCTGCCGGAAACCGTCGCGTACAAGGGAATGATGCTTTCGGACGTGCCGAACGCCGCGTTCGCGATCGGCTACACGAACTCTTCGTGGACGCTCAAGATCGGCCTGCTGTGCGAGCATTTCTGCCGTCTGCTGGCGCATATGGACGCCCACGGCTATGACGTCTGCCGTCCCGTCGTCGCCGACCCGGACATGCCGACGAAGCCGTTCCTGGACTTCGCCGCCGGATACGTCCAGCGCGCTCTCGACCAGCTCCCGCGTCAGGGTGACCGCATGCCGTGGCTGACGTCGATGAGCTACCACTCCGACATCAAGCTGCTGCGCGCGGACGACATCACCGACCCGGAGCTGCACTTCTCGCACGCCGACGTCCGGGAAGCGGTGAGTTCGTGA
- a CDS encoding PucR family transcriptional regulator, producing the protein MVQSAASPWPTLSPEARDLFRRGAEIVLHPRAEWIEELHEASLGGGSMRAVAEDPVLTEGTKRANLANLLHWAAANVQRPGERVAANLNREVLDGARDMVRRGFDSGGLDAYRRAQGVAWRRWIEICFDLTSDPVLLRELLDVSSLSITTFIEDTVAAVSERMAAERSELTRGAHAERRATVTLLLEGAPISRSRAEAQLGYPLAGPHTAAIVWSGSATPSSQQLETAAETLMRASGASHRLTVVASAAALWVWLPGRTPPRADRLAEDLAPHPDVRVALGRPGSGIDGFRRSHLDAAATQRMLARLTSPQQIARYQDIQLLALLTGDPAQAGEFIADTLGELRHADAETRETVRAYVHELGNTTRTAERLYTHRNTVVRRLARAGELLPRPLTENAVDVAVALETLRWLGSGAGS; encoded by the coding sequence ATGGTGCAGAGTGCCGCATCGCCGTGGCCGACCCTGTCGCCCGAGGCGCGTGACCTCTTCCGGCGGGGCGCGGAGATCGTGCTGCATCCGCGTGCCGAATGGATCGAGGAGCTGCACGAGGCCTCGCTCGGCGGGGGCAGTATGCGCGCGGTCGCCGAGGACCCCGTGCTCACCGAGGGGACCAAACGCGCCAATCTGGCGAATCTGCTGCACTGGGCGGCCGCCAACGTGCAGCGCCCCGGTGAACGCGTCGCCGCCAACCTGAACCGGGAAGTGCTCGACGGCGCTCGCGACATGGTGCGGCGCGGCTTCGACTCCGGTGGCCTCGACGCCTACCGGCGGGCGCAGGGGGTGGCCTGGCGCCGGTGGATCGAGATCTGTTTCGACCTCACGTCGGACCCGGTCCTGCTTCGTGAGCTGCTGGACGTCTCGTCGTTGTCGATCACCACGTTCATCGAGGACACCGTCGCCGCCGTGTCCGAACGGATGGCCGCCGAACGCTCGGAACTGACCCGCGGTGCCCACGCCGAGCGGCGGGCCACGGTCACCCTGCTGCTGGAAGGCGCGCCCATCAGCCGCTCGCGGGCCGAGGCCCAGCTCGGCTACCCGCTCGCCGGACCGCATACGGCCGCGATCGTCTGGAGCGGCTCGGCGACACCGTCGTCCCAGCAGCTCGAAACCGCCGCGGAAACGCTCATGCGGGCGAGCGGCGCTTCACACCGGCTGACCGTCGTCGCCAGCGCCGCCGCCCTGTGGGTCTGGCTGCCCGGCCGGACCCCGCCGCGCGCGGACCGGCTCGCCGAAGACCTCGCGCCGCACCCCGACGTCCGGGTCGCGCTGGGACGGCCCGGCAGCGGGATCGACGGATTCCGCCGCAGCCATCTGGACGCCGCCGCCACCCAGCGGATGCTCGCCCGGCTCACCTCGCCGCAGCAGATCGCGCGGTACCAGGACATCCAGCTGCTCGCCCTGCTCACCGGTGATCCGGCGCAGGCGGGCGAATTCATCGCCGACACCCTCGGCGAACTCCGGCACGCCGACGCCGAGACCCGGGAGACGGTGCGGGCCTACGTGCACGAACTGGGCAACACGACACGGACCGCGGAACGGCTCTACACCCACCGGAACACCGTCGTCCGGCGGCTGGCACGGGCCGGCGAACTGCTCCCCCGGCCGCTGACGGAGAACGCGGTGGACGTGGCCGTCGCACTGGAAACGTTGCGGTGGCTGGGAAGCGGCGCGGGGTCGTAA
- a CDS encoding effector-associated constant component EACC1, which yields MELTINAAGDEQALTEFYSWLRDDAGVTRSATISLAGSRSTGEMGVFEVICMSIGSLTGLANLGIAWSNFLRSRKETPPFTITVEGELTAEQRAMLRNLDLPLSW from the coding sequence GTGGAGCTGACGATCAACGCCGCCGGCGACGAACAAGCGCTGACCGAGTTCTACAGCTGGCTCCGCGACGACGCCGGCGTGACGCGGTCCGCGACGATCAGCCTCGCGGGCTCACGGAGCACGGGGGAGATGGGGGTCTTCGAGGTCATCTGCATGTCCATCGGCTCGCTGACCGGGCTGGCGAATCTGGGCATCGCCTGGAGCAACTTCCTCCGCTCCCGCAAGGAAACGCCCCCGTTCACCATCACGGTCGAGGGGGAGCTGACCGCCGAACAGCGCGCCATGCTCCGGAACCTGGACCTGCCGCTTTCGTGGTGA